One genomic window of Monodelphis domestica isolate mMonDom1 chromosome 1, mMonDom1.pri, whole genome shotgun sequence includes the following:
- the TM2D2 gene encoding TM2 domain-containing protein 2 has product MVFGGFPVSYVLLCGQAALLLGNLLLLHCVSRSLSYNTTAEPEARAPGSAGMTHLEGLESQTLVYTDPRSPVILCAFLPDEFIKCDDPVDHVGNSTASQELGYGCVKFGGQAYKDVEHTSVQCYALNGIECAGSRSFLRENKPCIKYTGHYFITTLLYSFFLGCFGVDRFCLGHTGTAVGKLLTLGGLGIWWFVDLILLITGRLMPSDGSNWCTVY; this is encoded by the exons ATGGTGTTCGGGGGTTTCCCGGTGAGCTACGTGCTGCTCTGCGGCCAAGCGGCGTTGCTGCTGGGAAACTTGTTGCTGCTGCACTGTGTGTCACGGAGCCTGTCGTACAACACCACGGCTGAACCCGAAGCCAGGGCCCCCGGATCCGCGGGCATGACCCACCTCGAGGGCCTCGAGTCGCAGACGCTGGTGTACACCGACCCCCGCTCCCCTGTCATCCTGTGCGCCTTTCT GCCTGATGAATTTATAAAGTGTGATGACCCTGTGGATCATGTTGGAAATTCAACCGCCTCCCAGGAACTGGGTTATGGGTGTGTCAAG TTTGGTGGCCAAGCCTACAAGGATGTGGAACATACTTCAGTGCAGTGCTACGCCCTGAATGGAATTGAATGTGCTGGCTCTAGGAGCTTCTTACGAGAGAATAAACCATGTATAAA GTATACTGGACACTACTTCATAACCACTTTGCTCTACTCTTTCTTCCTGGGATGTTTTGGAGTTGATCGCTTCTGTCTGGGACATACGGGTACAGCAGTAGGGAAATTGCTGACCCTTGGAGGACTTGGAATCTGGTGGTTTGTGGACCTTATTTTGCTTATTACTGGAAGGCTGATGCCTAGTGATGGCAGCAATTGGTGTACTGTTTACTGA